From Streptomyces sp. CMB-StM0423, a single genomic window includes:
- a CDS encoding LLM class F420-dependent oxidoreductase produces the protein MKFGVSTFLTDEGIAPAVLGRALEERGFDALFVAEHTHIPVDRRSPLPAGGELPRKYYRTLDPFVALAAVAPVTRDLLLGTGIALVVERDPIVTAKEVATLDLVSGGRVAFGVGAGWNREEMRNHGTEPRTRGRLLDERMRAMIALWTQDEAEFHGEFVDFDPVFCWPKPVQRPYPPVYVGGGGEPAFERVAAYGATWLPSRVPAGELGGRMRRLREVAGDAPVVPYSASHEQAALETYAELGLERVLLDLPTLPEAESLRALDELAAAAAAYR, from the coding sequence GTGAAGTTCGGGGTGTCGACGTTCCTGACCGACGAGGGCATCGCGCCCGCGGTGCTCGGGCGGGCACTGGAGGAGCGCGGCTTCGACGCGCTGTTCGTCGCCGAGCACACCCACATCCCGGTCGACCGGCGCTCGCCCCTGCCGGCCGGCGGCGAGCTGCCGCGGAAGTACTACCGCACGCTCGATCCGTTCGTGGCCCTGGCGGCGGTGGCCCCGGTCACCAGGGACCTGCTACTGGGCACCGGCATCGCGCTGGTCGTGGAGCGGGACCCGATCGTCACCGCGAAGGAGGTCGCCACGCTCGACCTGGTCTCGGGCGGCCGGGTGGCCTTCGGCGTCGGCGCGGGCTGGAACCGCGAGGAGATGCGCAACCACGGCACGGAGCCGCGCACCCGCGGGCGGCTGCTGGACGAGCGGATGCGCGCGATGATCGCGCTGTGGACGCAGGACGAGGCGGAGTTCCACGGCGAGTTCGTCGACTTCGACCCGGTGTTCTGCTGGCCGAAGCCGGTACAGCGGCCGTATCCGCCGGTCTACGTGGGCGGGGGCGGCGAGCCGGCCTTCGAGCGGGTCGCCGCGTACGGCGCGACGTGGCTGCCGAGCCGGGTGCCGGCCGGGGAACTGGGCGGGCGGATGCGGCGGCTGCGGGAGGTGGCGGGCGACGCGCCGGTGGTGCCGTACTCCGCGTCGCACGAGCAGGCGGCCCTGGAGACGTACGCGGAGCTGGGTCTTGAGCGGGTGCTGCTGGACCTGCCGACGCTGCCGGAGGCGGAGTCGCTGCGGGCGCTGGACGAGCTGGCGGCGGCGGCCGCGGCGTACCGCTGA
- a CDS encoding dihydrolipoyl dehydrogenase family protein — MTETESFAYDVVVIGGGPVGENVADRTRAAGLSTAVVESELVGGECSYWACMPSKALLRPVIARADARRLPGLSGLVAGDLDAAAVLARRDAFTSHWEDDGQVAWLDGIGADLYRGRGRLAGPRTVAVTDADGVVRTLTAGHAVAVCTGSRALLPKLPGVADVKPWTSREATSSAVVPGRLIVVGGGVVGVEMATAWQALGSQVTVLVRGGGLLDRMEPFAGELVTEALTEAGAQVRTGTSVTSVVRENGTVLATTDAGDTIEADEILFATGRAPRTDDLGLENVGLEPGSWLAVDDSLRVEGSEWLYAVGDVNHRALLTHQGKYQARIAGAAIAARAQGVPLLESDPWGAHAATADHGAVPQVVFTDPEAAAVGMSLAEAERAGHRVRAVDVALGSVAGASLYADGYRGRARMVVDLDAEILRGVTFVGPGVGELIHSATIAVAGEVPVSRLWHAVPSYPTISEVWLRLLEAYRG; from the coding sequence ATGACGGAAACGGAATCCTTTGCGTACGACGTGGTGGTCATCGGCGGTGGTCCCGTGGGCGAGAACGTGGCGGACCGCACCCGCGCGGCCGGCCTGTCCACCGCGGTCGTCGAGAGTGAACTCGTCGGCGGCGAGTGCTCGTACTGGGCCTGCATGCCCAGCAAGGCCCTGCTGCGGCCGGTGATCGCCCGCGCCGACGCCCGCCGCCTCCCCGGGCTGAGCGGCCTGGTGGCCGGCGACCTCGACGCGGCCGCGGTCCTCGCCCGCCGGGACGCGTTCACCTCCCACTGGGAGGACGACGGCCAGGTCGCCTGGCTCGACGGCATCGGCGCCGACCTCTACCGCGGCCGGGGCCGCCTCGCCGGGCCGCGCACCGTGGCGGTGACCGACGCCGACGGCGTGGTCCGTACGCTGACCGCCGGGCACGCCGTCGCCGTCTGCACCGGCAGCCGCGCCCTGCTGCCCAAGCTGCCGGGCGTCGCCGACGTCAAGCCGTGGACCAGCCGGGAGGCCACGAGTTCGGCGGTCGTTCCCGGGCGGCTGATCGTCGTCGGCGGCGGCGTGGTGGGCGTCGAGATGGCCACCGCCTGGCAGGCGCTCGGCTCCCAGGTCACCGTCCTCGTCCGCGGCGGCGGCCTGCTGGACCGCATGGAGCCCTTCGCCGGCGAGCTGGTCACCGAGGCGCTGACCGAGGCCGGCGCCCAGGTGCGTACCGGCACCTCCGTCACCTCCGTGGTCCGCGAGAACGGCACCGTCCTCGCGACCACCGACGCCGGCGACACCATCGAGGCCGACGAGATCCTCTTCGCCACCGGCCGCGCGCCCCGTACCGACGACCTCGGCCTGGAGAACGTCGGCCTGGAGCCCGGCTCCTGGCTGGCGGTGGACGACAGCCTGCGGGTCGAGGGCAGCGAGTGGCTGTACGCGGTCGGGGACGTCAACCACCGCGCGCTGCTGACCCACCAGGGCAAGTACCAGGCGCGCATCGCGGGCGCGGCCATCGCCGCCCGCGCGCAGGGCGTGCCGCTGCTGGAGTCGGACCCGTGGGGCGCGCACGCCGCGACCGCCGACCACGGCGCCGTCCCGCAGGTCGTCTTCACCGACCCCGAGGCCGCGGCCGTCGGGATGTCGCTGGCCGAGGCGGAACGGGCCGGGCACCGGGTGCGCGCGGTGGACGTCGCCCTGGGCTCGGTCGCGGGCGCCTCACTGTACGCGGACGGCTACCGCGGGCGGGCGCGCATGGTCGTCGACCTGGACGCGGAGATCCTGCGCGGCGTCACGTTCGTCGGTCCCGGCGTGGGGGAGCTGATCCACTCGGCAACCATCGCGGTCGCCGGCGAGGTGCCGGTGAGCCGGCTGTGGCACGCCGTCCCGTCGTACCCGACGATCAGCGAGGTGTGGCTGCGGCTGCTGGAGGCGTACCGCGGCTGA
- a CDS encoding helix-turn-helix domain-containing protein gives MTVPMAAVHDPGITLAGEHERGGRPVCRSVLGSRLRRLRQDRGIQLQAAARQIGASVAKLCRLELGQGGCKDYDIAALLDFYGVTDEDELDEFAALTRGANAPSWWQEYSDLIPSQAETHLGLEEAATVIRSYQSQRIPDLLQTAAYARAITQLGFPRDPVQTVERRLHLLERRQQALTRADPPRCWVLLDEAALRRSVGAPGVMEGQLQHLLRLHLDHPTVTLDVVPLAAGGTAAVAQPLTMLRFAEPELPDVVCLDQLSGTVRIDKPSEVDRYRLALDNLAAATSTSTDAAEFLTRLLHGH, from the coding sequence ATGACGGTGCCCATGGCGGCAGTGCACGACCCCGGGATCACGCTCGCCGGTGAGCACGAGCGCGGCGGCCGGCCCGTCTGCAGGTCCGTCCTCGGCTCCCGGCTGCGCCGGCTCCGCCAGGACCGCGGCATCCAGTTGCAGGCCGCCGCCCGCCAGATCGGCGCCTCGGTCGCCAAGCTGTGCCGGCTGGAGCTGGGCCAGGGCGGCTGCAAGGACTACGACATCGCGGCGCTGCTCGACTTCTACGGTGTCACCGACGAGGACGAACTCGACGAGTTCGCGGCGCTGACCCGCGGCGCCAACGCGCCGAGCTGGTGGCAGGAGTACAGCGACCTGATACCCAGTCAGGCGGAGACCCACCTCGGTCTGGAGGAGGCCGCCACCGTCATCCGCAGCTACCAGTCCCAGCGCATCCCGGACCTGCTGCAGACGGCCGCGTACGCCCGCGCGATCACCCAGCTCGGCTTCCCGCGCGACCCGGTGCAGACGGTGGAGCGCCGGCTGCACCTGCTGGAACGCCGCCAGCAGGCCCTGACCCGCGCCGACCCGCCGCGCTGCTGGGTGCTGCTCGACGAGGCGGCGCTGCGGCGCTCCGTCGGCGCCCCGGGGGTGATGGAGGGCCAGTTGCAGCACCTGCTCCGACTGCACCTCGACCACCCCACGGTCACGCTGGACGTGGTGCCGCTGGCGGCCGGCGGCACGGCCGCGGTGGCGCAGCCGCTGACGATGCTGCGGTTCGCCGAGCCCGAACTGCCGGACGTGGTCTGCCTGGACCAGCTCTCCGGCACCGTACGCATCGACAAGCCCAGCGAGGTCGACCGCTACCGGCTGGCGCTGGACAATCTCGCCGCGGCCACCAGCACCAGCACCGACGCCGCCGAGTTCCTGACCCGCCTGCTGCACGGCCACTGA
- a CDS encoding glucuronyl esterase domain-containing protein encodes MRFHPLPRTRPLAWAAAAVVAAAAMFAGTLDARPGAAADRIGTVAQAAPGVEDDGADCPVPSPPTQANALLPDPFTKLDGTRVTSGADWRCRRAEIRELAERTVYGQKPARPASVTGSVSRTGITVNVSDQGRSASFSARVDLPSGTGPFPSVVVYGGFGADTAAIKAAGAAVVNFDPYAVGREGTPRSNKQGAFYSVYGSSSSTGLLMAWAWGVSRIIDVIEQSDGSVLRAGSTGVTGCSRFGKGAFVAGAFDQRIALTMPIESGTAGAPALRSVPRETGAQPLSSGYSEQPWLGDAFGAYTGNPAQLPVDTHEMVGMIAPRGLFLMENPHVDWLGARSGSVAALGGAEVYKALGAGRNISYWSDVQDGTHCASRAEWRGPLQQSIATFLRGTGSAPGVFRISPKKPGNLAEWRTWQTPVLTDGG; translated from the coding sequence ATGCGCTTCCACCCGCTCCCCAGGACCCGACCACTCGCGTGGGCGGCCGCCGCCGTCGTGGCCGCCGCGGCGATGTTCGCCGGCACCCTCGACGCCCGGCCGGGGGCCGCCGCCGACCGCATCGGGACCGTCGCCCAGGCGGCGCCCGGGGTCGAGGACGACGGCGCCGACTGCCCCGTCCCCAGCCCGCCCACCCAGGCGAACGCCCTGCTGCCCGACCCCTTCACGAAGCTGGACGGCACCCGGGTCACCTCAGGCGCCGACTGGCGCTGCCGCCGGGCCGAGATCAGGGAGCTGGCCGAGCGCACCGTCTACGGCCAGAAGCCGGCCAGGCCCGCGAGCGTCACCGGCAGCGTGTCGCGGACCGGGATCACCGTGAACGTCTCCGACCAGGGCCGCAGCGCGAGCTTCTCCGCCCGCGTCGACCTGCCGAGCGGCACCGGCCCGTTCCCCTCGGTCGTCGTCTACGGCGGCTTCGGCGCGGACACCGCCGCCATCAAGGCCGCCGGCGCCGCCGTCGTCAACTTCGACCCGTACGCCGTGGGCCGGGAGGGCACCCCGCGCAGCAACAAGCAGGGCGCGTTCTACAGCGTCTACGGCTCCTCCAGCAGCACCGGGCTCCTCATGGCCTGGGCCTGGGGCGTGAGCCGGATCATCGACGTCATCGAGCAGTCCGACGGCAGCGTGCTGCGGGCGGGATCGACCGGCGTCACCGGCTGCTCCCGGTTCGGCAAGGGCGCCTTCGTGGCCGGCGCGTTCGACCAGCGCATCGCGCTGACCATGCCCATCGAGTCGGGCACCGCGGGCGCGCCCGCCCTCCGCAGCGTGCCGCGGGAGACCGGCGCGCAGCCGCTGAGCAGCGGGTACTCGGAGCAGCCGTGGCTGGGCGACGCCTTCGGCGCGTACACCGGCAACCCGGCACAACTGCCCGTGGACACCCACGAGATGGTCGGCATGATCGCGCCCCGCGGGCTCTTCCTCATGGAGAACCCGCACGTCGACTGGCTCGGCGCGCGGTCCGGCAGCGTGGCGGCGCTCGGCGGGGCGGAGGTCTACAAGGCGCTCGGCGCGGGCCGGAACATCAGCTACTGGTCCGATGTGCAGGACGGCACCCACTGCGCCTCCCGGGCCGAGTGGCGCGGGCCGCTGCAGCAGAGCATCGCGACGTTCCTGCGCGGTACGGGCAGCGCCCCCGGCGTCTTCCGGATCTCGCCGAAGAAGCCGGGCAACCTCGCCGAGTGGCGCACCTGGCAGACCCCGGTCCTCACCGACGGCGGCTGA
- a CDS encoding SAM-dependent methyltransferase: MTEETFNDGRQRVVVDTSVPHSARIFNYWIGGKDNYEPDRTASARFQQVFPEIVDLARSGRQFLRRVVGHLAREAGVRQFLDIGTGLPTADNTHEVAQRAAPDSRIVYVDNDKLVLAHARGLLTSTREGATAYIDADVEDPEAILAGAARTLDLDRPVAVILMGILAHVDGYEQARSVVRRLMDPLPPGSYLAIRDGVDGNEKYSRAIAGYNATGAVPYHLRSAAQIAGYLDGTELVEPGVVSCPLWRPEPVEVGSPVEMAVLGGVGRKP; this comes from the coding sequence ATGACAGAGGAAACGTTCAACGACGGCAGGCAACGGGTGGTCGTCGACACCTCCGTGCCGCACTCGGCGAGGATCTTCAACTACTGGATCGGCGGCAAGGACAACTACGAGCCGGACCGCACCGCCAGCGCCCGGTTCCAGCAGGTCTTCCCGGAGATCGTCGATCTCGCCCGCAGCGGGCGGCAGTTCCTCCGCCGGGTCGTCGGCCACCTCGCGAGGGAGGCGGGCGTACGGCAGTTCCTCGACATCGGCACCGGGCTGCCCACCGCGGACAACACCCACGAGGTGGCCCAGCGCGCGGCCCCCGACTCCCGCATCGTCTACGTCGACAACGACAAACTCGTCCTCGCGCACGCCCGCGGCCTGCTCACCAGCACCCGCGAGGGCGCGACCGCGTACATCGACGCCGACGTCGAGGACCCCGAGGCGATACTCGCGGGCGCGGCGCGCACCCTGGACCTCGACCGGCCGGTCGCCGTCATCCTCATGGGCATCCTGGCGCACGTCGACGGCTACGAGCAGGCCAGGTCGGTGGTGCGGCGGCTGATGGACCCGCTGCCGCCCGGCAGTTACCTGGCGATACGGGACGGCGTCGACGGCAATGAGAAGTACAGCCGCGCCATCGCCGGCTACAACGCCACCGGCGCCGTGCCGTACCACCTGCGCAGCGCCGCGCAGATCGCCGGCTACCTCGACGGGACGGAGTTGGTCGAGCCCGGCGTGGTGTCCTGCCCGCTGTGGCGGCCCGAGCCGGTGGAGGTCGGCAGCCCGGTGGAGATGGCGGTCCTGGGCGGGGTCGGCCGGAAGCCGTAG
- a CDS encoding Ppx/GppA phosphatase family protein, producing the protein MRVGVIDAGSHTVRLVVADADGQVPLPVHTAKRQLRLAELAGPDGRLGDRAVGELAAAVGAAREEARRWGVAEPFAFATAVVRDAPNARDIVRAVRERTDVVLQLLPGETEAELTFLAARRWMGWRAGPMAVLDIGGGSFEVACGRSRLPDFAIALPLGAARLTREFFPRQDPPPPAAVKAVRRHVRHRLRDVAARIRWEAPRTTVVTSRTMQQLARLCGAAPGRHGPFVPRTMAQEDLRRAVKQLRGLPAAERARLPGISPARARQSLAGAVVAHTAMKLMSIDVVTVCPWAIREGILLRTVEEGSVSWWTAPAGDGPRVPGQRRPHPGLGLDAVLPQINLAN; encoded by the coding sequence ATGAGAGTCGGCGTGATCGATGCGGGATCCCACACGGTGCGCCTGGTGGTCGCGGACGCGGACGGCCAGGTGCCGCTGCCCGTGCACACGGCCAAGCGGCAACTGCGCCTCGCGGAGCTCGCCGGCCCCGACGGGCGGCTCGGCGACCGGGCGGTCGGGGAGCTGGCCGCCGCCGTGGGCGCCGCGCGTGAGGAGGCCAGGCGCTGGGGGGTGGCGGAGCCGTTCGCCTTCGCCACCGCGGTCGTACGCGACGCCCCCAACGCGCGCGACATCGTCCGCGCCGTCCGCGAGCGCACCGACGTGGTCCTGCAACTGCTGCCCGGCGAGACGGAGGCCGAGCTGACGTTCCTGGCGGCCCGCCGGTGGATGGGCTGGCGCGCCGGGCCCATGGCCGTGCTCGACATCGGCGGCGGCTCGTTCGAGGTCGCCTGCGGCCGCAGCAGGCTGCCCGACTTCGCCATCGCGCTGCCGCTGGGCGCCGCCCGGCTGACCCGCGAGTTCTTCCCCAGACAGGACCCGCCGCCGCCCGCCGCGGTCAAGGCCGTACGCCGCCACGTGCGGCACCGGCTGCGCGACGTGGCCGCGCGCATCCGCTGGGAGGCGCCCCGCACCACCGTCGTCACCTCCCGCACCATGCAGCAGCTCGCCCGCCTCTGCGGCGCCGCACCCGGCCGGCACGGCCCGTTCGTCCCCCGCACGATGGCGCAGGAGGACCTCCGCCGCGCCGTCAAGCAACTGCGGGGGCTGCCCGCCGCGGAACGCGCCCGGCTGCCCGGCATCTCGCCCGCCCGCGCCCGGCAGTCGCTGGCCGGCGCGGTGGTCGCGCACACCGCCATGAAGCTGATGAGCATCGACGTGGTCACCGTCTGCCCCTGGGCGATCCGCGAGGGCATCCTGCTGCGCACCGTCGAGGAGGGCAGCGTGAGCTGGTGGACGGCCCCGGCCGGCGACGGGCCGCGCGTACCGGGACAGCGCAGGCCGCACCCGGGCCTCGGGCTCGACGCGGTCCTGCCACAGATCAACCTGGCGAACTGA
- a CDS encoding SDR family NAD(P)-dependent oxidoreductase gives MERFEGYGVLVTGAGQGIGEAVARRFAAEGAGVLVTDRDGERAERAAAAIRAAGGTAAALACDVTDGAAVRAAVAYAAESFGGLHVLVNNAYAVHRDPPRFEDWQEPDWYEDFEVTLHGAARCARAALPLLAAAPGRAAIVSIGSVNAERHYGEHAYSAAKAALVSLTRTLAVESAARGVRVNLVEPGTVRTAVWADRPEVLARVEEHYPLGRVGEPDDIAAAVAFLASRDAAWITGVSLPVDGGLLASHLAMSRSIAGDGA, from the coding sequence ATGGAGCGATTCGAGGGATACGGAGTGCTGGTCACGGGCGCCGGACAGGGCATAGGCGAGGCGGTCGCCCGCCGCTTCGCCGCGGAGGGCGCGGGCGTGCTGGTCACCGACCGGGACGGCGAGCGCGCCGAGCGGGCTGCCGCCGCGATTCGCGCCGCCGGCGGTACGGCCGCGGCGCTCGCCTGCGACGTGACGGACGGCGCGGCGGTCCGGGCGGCGGTCGCGTACGCGGCGGAGTCCTTCGGCGGGCTGCACGTCCTCGTCAACAACGCCTACGCCGTCCACCGCGACCCGCCCCGCTTCGAGGACTGGCAGGAGCCCGACTGGTACGAGGACTTCGAGGTCACCCTGCACGGCGCCGCGCGCTGCGCCCGCGCGGCGCTGCCGCTGCTGGCCGCCGCCCCGGGCCGGGCCGCGATCGTCAGCATCGGCTCGGTCAACGCCGAACGCCACTACGGCGAGCACGCGTACAGCGCCGCCAAGGCCGCGCTCGTCTCCCTCACCCGCACCCTGGCCGTGGAGAGCGCGGCGCGCGGCGTGCGCGTGAACCTCGTCGAGCCCGGCACCGTGCGCACCGCCGTCTGGGCCGACCGGCCCGAGGTCCTGGCCCGGGTCGAGGAGCACTACCCGCTGGGCCGCGTCGGCGAACCGGACGACATCGCGGCGGCGGTGGCGTTCCTCGCCTCCCGCGACGCGGCGTGGATCACCGGGGTCAGCCTGCCGGTGGACGGCGGGCTGCTGGCGAGCCACCTCGCGATGTCCCGGAGCATCGCGGGCGACGGGGCGTGA
- a CDS encoding tellurite resistance TerB family protein has translation MFDRIKDQAKGLQQSRGGGRSGSQGSTGSGGGSKAQLVSMFKSQLSSMKTELKSGAYRDATMAVCALVAAADGHVHPAERERMESMIMSNDVLQNFPPEQLRQRFTKHLDRLTVDFQSGKAEALQEIAKAKKKAAEARAVIQTGFVIAGADGYIDPAEQQVLREACSVLGLPPTEFGL, from the coding sequence ATGTTTGATCGGATCAAGGATCAGGCCAAGGGCCTTCAGCAGTCCCGGGGCGGAGGGCGGTCCGGGAGCCAGGGCTCGACGGGCTCGGGCGGTGGTTCCAAGGCCCAGCTCGTGAGCATGTTCAAGTCGCAGCTCAGCTCGATGAAGACGGAGCTGAAGAGCGGCGCGTACCGGGACGCGACCATGGCGGTCTGCGCGCTCGTGGCGGCCGCGGACGGACACGTGCACCCCGCCGAGCGGGAGCGCATGGAGTCGATGATCATGAGCAACGACGTGCTGCAGAACTTCCCGCCGGAGCAGTTGCGGCAGCGGTTCACCAAGCACCTCGACCGGCTCACGGTCGACTTCCAGTCGGGCAAGGCGGAGGCGCTGCAGGAGATCGCCAAGGCGAAGAAGAAGGCGGCGGAGGCGCGGGCGGTGATCCAGACCGGGTTCGTCATCGCCGGTGCCGACGGCTACATCGACCCGGCCGAGCAGCAGGTGCTCCGCGAGGCGTGCTCCGTGCTCGGGCTGCCGCCCACGGAGTTCGGTCTCTGA
- a CDS encoding GNAT family N-acetyltransferase, with the protein MSIDVRPASVFEDVRAVLGPKSPDASVCWCLSYRIPSRLNQELRGPARGEYAAGLCAAEPAPGVLAYDGDEPVGWAAVAPRAETTFARNRKIPHLDDLPVWALWCVRVRPGHRKKGISHALIAGAVDFARAHGAPVAEAYPLDNGTARVDLTMAYAGLRKNFERAGFTHAADTTSVLAGHPRILMRLDLR; encoded by the coding sequence ATGAGCATCGATGTCCGCCCCGCCTCGGTCTTCGAGGACGTCCGGGCCGTGCTCGGGCCGAAGTCCCCGGACGCCAGCGTCTGCTGGTGCCTGAGCTACCGGATTCCCTCCCGGCTCAACCAGGAGCTGCGCGGGCCCGCCCGCGGCGAGTACGCCGCCGGGCTGTGCGCCGCCGAGCCGGCGCCCGGGGTGCTCGCCTACGACGGGGACGAGCCGGTGGGGTGGGCGGCGGTGGCGCCGCGGGCGGAGACGACCTTCGCGCGCAACCGCAAGATCCCCCACCTCGACGACCTGCCGGTGTGGGCGCTGTGGTGCGTACGGGTACGCCCCGGCCACCGCAAGAAGGGAATCTCGCACGCCCTCATCGCCGGCGCGGTCGACTTCGCCCGCGCCCACGGCGCCCCGGTGGCCGAGGCGTACCCGCTGGACAACGGGACCGCCCGGGTCGACCTGACGATGGCCTACGCCGGGCTGAGGAAGAACTTCGAGCGCGCCGGCTTCACCCACGCGGCCGACACGACGTCGGTGCTGGCCGGACACCCCCGGATCCTGATGCGGCTCGACCTGCGCTGA
- a CDS encoding endonuclease gives MTQNQQRTVHALLDGYGTTYAEDAGIRLRNTPQPLYRLLVLSSLLSARIRAGVAVSAARALFHAGMGSPQQMADATWRRRVIVLGEGGYRRYDESTATQLGDGARLLLDTYGGDLRGLRREADGDTARMGSLLQQFPGLGPAGAAIFLREAQGVWPEAAPYIDAKVVQGAGKVGLPEDPSRLARLVGEPQLPRFTAALVHCALDKGAAQQVRELTHA, from the coding sequence GTGACCCAGAACCAGCAACGTACGGTGCACGCCCTCCTGGACGGCTACGGGACCACGTACGCCGAGGACGCGGGTATCCGGCTCCGCAACACCCCGCAGCCCCTCTACCGGCTGCTCGTGCTCTCCAGCCTGCTCAGTGCCCGGATCCGGGCGGGCGTCGCCGTCAGCGCCGCCCGCGCGCTGTTCCACGCCGGGATGGGCAGCCCGCAGCAGATGGCCGACGCCACCTGGCGGCGGCGGGTCATCGTCCTCGGCGAGGGCGGCTACCGGCGCTACGACGAGAGCACCGCGACCCAGCTCGGCGACGGTGCCCGGCTGCTGCTGGACACCTACGGCGGCGACCTGCGCGGCCTGCGCCGCGAGGCGGACGGCGACACCGCCCGGATGGGCAGCCTGCTCCAGCAATTCCCGGGCCTCGGCCCTGCGGGCGCGGCGATCTTCCTGCGCGAGGCCCAGGGCGTCTGGCCGGAGGCCGCGCCGTACATCGACGCCAAGGTCGTGCAGGGCGCCGGCAAGGTGGGCCTGCCGGAGGACCCCTCCCGGCTCGCCCGGCTCGTCGGGGAGCCGCAGCTCCCGCGGTTCACGGCGGCGCTGGTGCACTGCGCGCTGGACAAGGGCGCGGCGCAGCAGGTCAGGGAGCTTACGCACGCGTGA